A genome region from Nitrospirota bacterium includes the following:
- a CDS encoding alcohol dehydrogenase catalytic domain-containing protein, producing MLVRVKSCGICGSDTHLYETDKAGYIIFSGLTKLPCVLGHEFAGVVEKTGRKVTALKAGDKVAVESIMWCGTCQPCKNGAPNQCRNVELMGLSADGAFAEYAAISERYCWKINELEKVYSGDEIFDIGALIEPIGCAYNGIFIAGGGFNPGAAVAVYGAGPIGLGAIALAKIAGASKVIAFDSINERLGIAREMGADFAFNIDKCVPSKKIMELTDGWGAEIQVEAAGAAPVTIPEMEKSMSVNSKIIYLGRAATKTPMYLDALVSGANKIIGSRGHSGHGIFSSIIKLIASGRLNPQKMITARYPFKKVLEAFRASTERTDGKIIVRV from the coding sequence GTGCTCGTAAGGGTAAAGTCCTGCGGTATATGCGGCTCTGACACCCATCTTTATGAGACCGATAAAGCTGGGTACATAATATTTTCAGGCCTGACAAAACTGCCCTGCGTGTTAGGGCATGAGTTTGCAGGCGTGGTTGAAAAAACCGGCAGAAAGGTTACTGCTCTTAAGGCCGGTGACAAAGTAGCCGTGGAAAGCATTATGTGGTGCGGGACGTGTCAGCCATGTAAAAACGGAGCTCCAAACCAGTGCAGAAATGTAGAGCTTATGGGACTGAGCGCTGACGGCGCCTTTGCAGAATATGCAGCCATAAGCGAAAGGTACTGCTGGAAGATTAATGAACTGGAAAAGGTATATTCCGGCGATGAAATCTTTGATATAGGCGCCCTTATTGAACCTATCGGCTGCGCCTACAACGGCATCTTTATCGCAGGCGGCGGATTTAATCCGGGCGCTGCTGTAGCCGTTTACGGCGCAGGACCTATCGGCCTCGGCGCTATAGCGCTGGCAAAAATAGCAGGGGCCAGCAAAGTTATAGCCTTTGACAGTATTAATGAGAGGCTGGGTATAGCAAGGGAAATGGGCGCTGATTTCGCCTTTAACATTGATAAATGTGTGCCCAGCAAAAAGATTATGGAACTTACAGATGGCTGGGGAGCAGAGATTCAGGTTGAGGCAGCAGGCGCAGCGCCTGTAACAATCCCTGAAATGGAAAAATCAATGTCCGTAAACAGTAAGATTATATACCTCGGGAGGGCAGCTACTAAAACCCCCATGTACCTTGACGCCCTTGTCTCCGGCGCCAATAAGATTATAGGTTCAAGGGGGCATTCAGGCCACGGCATCTTTTCTTCAATCATCAAACTTATTGCGTCAGGCAGGCTCAATCCCCAGAAAATGATTACAGCAAGGTATCCATTTAAAAAGGTTTTAGAGGCCTTTAGGGCCTCCACTGAAAGAACAGACGGAAAGATTATAGTGAGGGTGTAA
- a CDS encoding sugar transferase — protein MFAALLSAYLLTEHQADYVALNKLHSLRIKVVDFIGFLSITILWHITFKNLKLYRSRRLDSGRNEWRDLIKATTIGTSIITLVGVIIKNTFTTPLFIIFFWGLSTLFILFFRTTLRYLLKKVRIHGRNLRFVLIVGTNQRAYDYAGMLEEKKEMGYRVIGYLDENIHLPAGELNLIGTIKDLPSILKSHIVDEVVITLPVKSYYQEIQKIIQQAEEQGIIIRHLSDIFDTKMAHPSTEQFGNFTVLTMIPSAQEGWRYIAKRAIDIALGTALVIVTSPLMAIAAIAIKLSAPGPVLFTQYRVGYNKRIFNLFKFRTMLVGAEELQGELEEQNEMDGPVFKIKDDPRIFKAGRWLRKWSVDELPQLFNVINGDMSLVGPRPLPVRDYNGFHKNWQRRRFSVMPGITCTWQISGRNNISFENWMKMDMEYIDNWKLSRDFKILIKTIPAVIKRKGAA, from the coding sequence TTGTTTGCTGCATTGTTATCCGCATATTTGCTGACCGAACATCAGGCAGATTATGTCGCTCTAAATAAGCTGCATTCACTGCGCATCAAAGTTGTAGACTTCATCGGTTTTTTGTCAATAACAATTTTATGGCACATAACGTTTAAAAATTTAAAACTTTACCGTTCCAGAAGACTTGACAGCGGACGCAATGAATGGAGGGACCTGATCAAAGCCACCACCATAGGAACGTCCATCATTACCTTGGTCGGCGTTATCATTAAAAATACCTTTACTACACCGCTTTTCATAATATTTTTCTGGGGATTAAGTACATTATTTATATTATTTTTCAGAACAACACTGAGATATCTCCTCAAAAAAGTGCGCATTCACGGCAGGAATCTTCGCTTTGTGCTGATTGTAGGAACTAACCAGAGGGCCTACGACTATGCAGGCATGCTTGAGGAAAAAAAGGAAATGGGATACCGCGTCATTGGTTATCTTGACGAGAACATCCACCTGCCTGCAGGAGAGCTAAACCTTATAGGGACCATTAAGGACCTCCCTTCTATTCTGAAAAGCCATATAGTAGACGAGGTAGTTATTACCCTGCCCGTAAAATCATACTATCAAGAAATTCAAAAAATTATTCAACAGGCAGAGGAACAGGGGATAATAATACGTCATTTGTCCGATATTTTTGATACTAAAATGGCCCACCCAAGTACAGAACAGTTTGGAAATTTCACAGTGCTGACGATGATTCCAAGCGCACAGGAGGGCTGGAGATACATAGCAAAACGGGCCATTGACATAGCTCTGGGGACCGCATTAGTCATAGTAACTTCGCCTTTGATGGCAATAGCCGCCATTGCAATCAAACTCTCAGCTCCGGGCCCGGTATTATTTACTCAATACCGCGTGGGATATAATAAGCGGATTTTCAATCTCTTCAAATTCAGGACAATGCTGGTGGGTGCGGAAGAATTACAGGGAGAACTTGAAGAGCAAAATGAGATGGATGGCCCTGTATTCAAAATCAAAGATGATCCGAGGATTTTTAAGGCCGGCCGGTGGCTCAGGAAATGGAGCGTGGATGAACTTCCACAGTTGTTCAATGTCATTAATGGGGATATGAGTTTGGTAGGTCCAAGGCCCCTCCCGGTGCGGGACTATAACGGATTTCACAAAAACTGGCAGCGCAGGCGTTTCAGCGTAATGCCCGGAATTACCTGCACATGGCAGATAAGCGGCAGGAACAATATCTCTTTTGAAAACTGGATGAAAATGGACATGGAATATATTGATAACTGGAAACTCTCCCGTGACTTTAAAATACTCATAAAGACAATTCCCGCAGTAATCAAGAGAAAAGGGGCTGCATAA
- a CDS encoding polysaccharide export protein has translation MKITVKYILSGSFACLICLLLLTGCASTTASDVPQAPEETPKDVKITEFILGPRDTIEILVYRQDDLKRTIQIDPSGIISYPLIGDIQAGGLSIFQLRDKLKDGLSKYLVNPQVSVGVTSVKSQKVIVLGEVKTPGLFSLESPMSALEAMSKAGGFTIDAKLKTILLIRGGLKNPELVTLNLESALKEGDFAQNAYLQNGDIIYVPATTIANVSRFFDYLSRIIAPITSMESGYFTGQQIEGSRGSAAVGR, from the coding sequence ATGAAAATAACAGTAAAGTATATTCTATCGGGAAGTTTTGCATGTTTGATATGTCTGCTTCTGTTAACCGGATGTGCCTCAACAACAGCCTCTGATGTCCCTCAGGCGCCTGAGGAAACACCTAAAGATGTAAAGATTACTGAATTCATTCTTGGTCCAAGAGATACTATTGAGATTCTTGTCTATCGGCAAGACGATTTAAAAAGGACCATACAGATAGACCCCTCAGGCATAATAAGCTATCCATTGATTGGAGACATTCAAGCTGGAGGGTTAAGTATTTTTCAGTTAAGAGATAAGCTCAAGGATGGGCTCTCTAAGTATTTGGTTAATCCTCAGGTATCAGTTGGTGTCACATCTGTCAAGAGTCAAAAAGTTATAGTCCTCGGTGAGGTTAAAACTCCTGGATTATTTAGTCTCGAAAGTCCCATGTCTGCCCTTGAGGCAATGTCAAAGGCAGGGGGATTTACCATAGATGCCAAATTAAAAACTATTTTACTTATCAGAGGCGGCTTGAAAAATCCTGAATTAGTAACGCTAAATTTAGAAAGTGCTTTAAAGGAAGGTGATTTTGCTCAAAATGCTTATTTACAAAATGGAGACATAATCTATGTGCCTGCTACAACCATCGCTAACGTAAGCAGATTTTTTGATTACCTGTCAAGGATAATCGCGCCCATTACTTCAATGGAATCAGGTTATTTCACAGGCCAGCAGATTGAGGGTTCACGAGGAAGCGCTGCTGTTGGTCGATAG
- a CDS encoding polysaccharide biosynthesis tyrosine autokinase, whose amino-acid sequence MELRRYWEIILKRKWVLALAVFIVPLFAFMFMKIVSPVYYSYSKLWIKLDTFQQSFIKDVPSGFGKFDFTDKSNAMGTIEEMLESDGVILKVITELGLKDKDGEFLTKDHFVDPSSIGIILGKKGVNIENVADSDTFKIIGYSDNPKEAQQIAAGVIKRFVENFSKVYRDTAEKAIEVLKKRVLEVGKNLSIADRDMIDYKIKNKMYDLSSQRTTLIAEISNLESEQNKTDRNLGGKKESLKSIKTVLSAQPEYREGSTTLEKNPVVSEAKKQLLITQLNMAKLSSEVTTEHPEVKALQQQADSAKEVILKEVEKTFSTQIKERNSYYDNLIEKYGNAEIDIVTDEAIKQRLESQIKERKEMLKLLTTKEDELNRLSREVEILKNAYNSLMANLETAVSAKELDIANAIVIQPPVVLPNLSNVYFPPVKKTVPMILSVFIATFLGVSLIFLLEYLDETIESSEEVKMYLGQDVIEILPVAKKKYLDISKGIQSNQFTDAVYNLLSKINLAKGPGNWKVISIVSPSKGEGKSIITACIGALMGGQGKKTLMIDGNLRAPALHRIFKLDISSRLSDYISGKIPARETVIHTQIENLDIITDTAVHPQGFLSSERFKGLIDDLLPDYDVILIDTPPYEMGSDTLTLSKYADVVIFIAAKGRTSQKKAREFTEAMKLSGINSFGVVLNLHRTAIFKNQHKGV is encoded by the coding sequence GTGGAACTAAGAAGATACTGGGAAATCATCCTTAAAAGGAAATGGGTCCTCGCTCTGGCCGTATTCATCGTGCCGCTTTTCGCCTTCATGTTCATGAAGATTGTATCTCCTGTATATTACAGCTACTCAAAGCTATGGATTAAATTGGATACATTTCAGCAGAGCTTCATAAAGGATGTGCCTTCGGGGTTTGGCAAGTTCGATTTCACGGACAAAAGCAATGCCATGGGCACGATAGAGGAGATGCTGGAAAGCGACGGTGTCATTCTTAAAGTGATAACAGAGCTTGGATTAAAAGACAAAGACGGCGAATTCCTGACAAAGGACCATTTCGTGGACCCAAGCTCAATCGGGATTATTCTTGGGAAAAAAGGGGTAAATATAGAGAATGTGGCCGATTCGGACACCTTCAAAATCATAGGGTATTCCGATAATCCAAAAGAGGCCCAGCAGATAGCTGCAGGTGTCATAAAGAGGTTCGTAGAGAACTTTTCAAAGGTGTACAGGGATACGGCTGAAAAAGCCATTGAAGTATTGAAGAAGAGGGTTTTGGAAGTGGGGAAAAATCTCTCTATAGCCGATAGGGATATGATAGATTATAAAATAAAGAACAAGATGTATGATTTGTCAAGTCAGAGGACAACGCTTATTGCCGAGATATCGAACCTTGAATCAGAGCAGAACAAGACAGACAGAAATCTCGGCGGGAAAAAGGAAAGCCTCAAGTCAATAAAAACAGTCCTTTCCGCCCAACCCGAGTACAGGGAAGGCTCGACGACACTGGAGAAAAACCCTGTGGTAAGCGAAGCCAAAAAACAATTGCTTATCACGCAGCTCAATATGGCCAAACTCAGTTCCGAAGTGACCACGGAGCATCCGGAGGTCAAGGCGTTGCAGCAGCAGGCCGATTCTGCGAAAGAGGTCATCTTAAAGGAGGTTGAGAAGACCTTCTCCACTCAGATCAAAGAGAGAAATAGCTATTATGATAATCTCATAGAAAAGTATGGTAATGCCGAGATCGACATAGTTACTGATGAAGCTATAAAGCAGAGATTGGAGTCGCAGATAAAAGAAAGAAAGGAGATGCTTAAATTACTCACCACGAAGGAAGACGAATTGAATCGTCTTTCAAGAGAGGTTGAAATTTTAAAAAATGCTTATAATTCACTGATGGCCAATCTTGAAACGGCCGTGAGCGCTAAAGAGTTGGATATTGCAAACGCTATAGTTATCCAGCCGCCGGTAGTTTTGCCGAATCTGTCCAACGTATACTTCCCGCCCGTGAAAAAGACCGTCCCTATGATTCTATCGGTGTTTATTGCAACATTCCTGGGCGTTAGCCTTATATTTTTGCTGGAGTACCTGGATGAAACCATAGAATCTTCTGAAGAAGTTAAAATGTATCTGGGGCAGGATGTAATAGAGATTTTGCCCGTTGCTAAGAAAAAGTATCTCGATATTAGCAAGGGAATTCAATCCAATCAGTTCACGGACGCCGTGTATAATTTGCTTTCAAAGATAAACCTTGCAAAAGGGCCAGGTAACTGGAAGGTTATTTCTATTGTAAGCCCTTCCAAAGGAGAAGGTAAATCGATAATAACCGCATGCATAGGGGCGCTCATGGGGGGGCAGGGTAAAAAGACCCTAATGATCGATGGGAATCTTAGGGCGCCAGCTCTGCACAGGATTTTCAAACTCGATATTTCCTCAAGGCTTTCTGACTATATCTCTGGTAAAATTCCCGCCAGGGAAACGGTAATCCATACCCAGATTGAAAATCTCGACATCATAACCGATACAGCGGTCCATCCGCAGGGCTTTTTGTCTTCGGAGCGTTTCAAAGGGCTTATAGACGATCTTTTGCCTGATTATGACGTTATTTTAATAGATACACCGCCCTATGAAATGGGTTCCGATACGCTGACACTTTCCAAATATGCCGATGTAGTCATCTTCATTGCCGCCAAGGGGAGAACTTCTCAAAAAAAGGCGCGGGAGTTTACGGAGGCGATGAAATTATCAGGAATCAATTCATTTGGCGTCGTCTTGAATCTACATAGGACCGCGATTTTTAAAAATCAACATAAGGGCGTATGA
- a CDS encoding lysophospholipid acyltransferase family protein — translation MRSLKTFIVLLKWWTYWYPFRFFVQKMPLSVNYALADLSVPFIYFFSKRKRVMIERGLTSMYRRGDGPLTKEIIKNTFRNSLYSTIEVLLYPKMTKDISEKIIDIKGLENLDKALKSGRGAVLLHGHFGNPHIIMPGIGYRGYKLNQLGSRNPPEKREGLFSRMYNNLRTTVYESKLKYKESLPVNFIYTDAFIRDVFRRLKDNEIIAIGIDGREGSKSVVIDFLGGKALFYTGAMKLILRAKPVVLPTFHVRNKRSHTIIIEKPMDLEITGDEEKDTCANLKKILNIFENYMHRYPEHYVMIFGLKQSIFVSGESAS, via the coding sequence ATGAGGTCTCTTAAAACGTTTATTGTCCTGCTGAAATGGTGGACATATTGGTATCCCTTTAGATTTTTTGTTCAGAAAATGCCGCTCTCGGTCAATTATGCGCTTGCAGACCTCTCTGTTCCGTTCATTTATTTCTTTTCAAAGAGAAAAAGGGTGATGATAGAACGCGGACTCACGTCGATGTACAGGAGGGGTGATGGACCCCTTACAAAGGAGATAATCAAAAATACTTTCAGAAATTCGCTTTATTCTACAATAGAGGTATTGCTGTATCCGAAAATGACAAAGGATATCAGCGAAAAGATAATAGATATCAAAGGGCTGGAAAATCTTGACAAAGCGTTGAAGTCCGGAAGGGGGGCTGTTTTGCTTCATGGGCATTTTGGTAATCCCCATATTATTATGCCCGGTATTGGCTACAGGGGATATAAACTGAACCAGCTCGGGAGCAGAAACCCTCCGGAAAAAAGGGAAGGGCTGTTTAGCCGCATGTACAATAATCTGCGCACCACCGTGTACGAGAGCAAACTGAAATACAAAGAGAGCCTGCCGGTAAATTTTATATATACAGACGCTTTTATTAGGGATGTTTTCAGAAGACTCAAGGATAACGAAATCATTGCTATAGGGATCGATGGCAGAGAGGGGAGCAAATCCGTGGTTATAGATTTCCTTGGTGGAAAAGCGCTTTTTTATACAGGAGCAATGAAGCTAATACTCAGAGCAAAACCGGTTGTCCTTCCCACATTCCATGTGAGAAATAAGAGGTCCCATACCATAATAATCGAAAAGCCTATGGATCTGGAGATTACGGGTGATGAAGAAAAAGATACTTGCGCAAATCTAAAAAAAATTTTAAATATTTTTGAAAATTACATGCATCGTTATCCTGAGCATTACGTTATGATATTCGGCTTAAAACAATCCATATTTGTTTCAGGGGAGAGCGCTTCGTGA
- a CDS encoding cobalamin B12-binding domain-containing protein produces MKILLIQAYLGRKEHTGHIFPLGLCYIATALNGHDVRMMDLNLYDDPYGELKRTILDFRPEIVGISLRNIDTTQKKDIFYYFKTVSPTVKLVKETDPSIRVMIGGAGFSMFAEKIMAQIPELDFGVYMEGDESVPDLVKNIDNPHKVKGIFYRDKDVVLFTGPRPLPDVSRLPMPRRDFLDIKQYLDSPANNIGIQTKRGCPFKCSYCSYPFLNGQRVRQRSPQSIVDEIEYLVREFNVRKFMFADSVFNVPSGHAEAICKEIIKRGINVRWNAWFEIKNFTEDLLNLAIAAGCNNMAFSPDAASDKSLKALGKHITEADIYRTLKIARKAKDGIFCFNIFCTPPQQDFWGFLKTVKLYLAVNLLLFGRGSVGVGWIRIEPETGMQRIAVEEGMIEENDDLLPQNEKGLERLFYSCPVTRSYADPFFSFLINFKKSLKKFVMPNLIL; encoded by the coding sequence GTGAAAATATTGCTGATACAGGCTTATCTGGGAAGAAAAGAACATACAGGCCATATATTCCCGCTGGGGCTTTGCTATATCGCCACGGCTTTAAATGGGCACGATGTCCGCATGATGGACCTTAATCTGTACGATGATCCTTATGGAGAACTTAAAAGGACTATCCTGGATTTCAGGCCGGAAATTGTCGGTATTTCCTTGAGGAATATAGATACCACGCAAAAAAAAGACATATTTTATTATTTTAAGACCGTGAGTCCTACGGTTAAGTTGGTAAAAGAGACTGATCCAAGTATAAGGGTCATGATAGGCGGCGCCGGCTTTTCGATGTTTGCCGAGAAAATTATGGCGCAGATACCTGAACTTGATTTCGGCGTATACATGGAGGGAGACGAAAGCGTTCCTGATCTTGTGAAAAATATCGACAATCCGCATAAGGTCAAGGGTATTTTTTATCGGGATAAGGACGTTGTCTTATTTACAGGCCCAAGGCCGCTGCCTGATGTCAGCCGCCTGCCCATGCCGAGAAGGGACTTTCTCGACATAAAACAATATCTTGATTCCCCCGCTAACAATATTGGAATCCAAACAAAGCGCGGCTGTCCTTTCAAATGCAGTTATTGTAGTTATCCTTTCTTGAACGGCCAGAGGGTGAGACAGCGCAGCCCGCAGAGCATTGTTGACGAAATTGAGTATCTGGTCAGGGAGTTTAATGTTAGGAAATTCATGTTTGCCGACAGCGTCTTTAACGTGCCTTCCGGGCACGCGGAGGCTATATGCAAGGAAATAATAAAAAGGGGCATTAATGTCAGATGGAACGCATGGTTTGAGATTAAGAATTTCACCGAAGATCTTCTCAATCTCGCCATAGCTGCGGGGTGCAATAATATGGCTTTTTCCCCCGATGCGGCTTCGGATAAATCCCTAAAGGCCCTGGGGAAGCATATAACAGAGGCTGACATATACAGGACACTGAAAATAGCAAGGAAAGCAAAAGATGGCATTTTCTGCTTTAACATCTTCTGCACGCCCCCGCAACAGGACTTTTGGGGATTTCTAAAGACCGTGAAGCTCTACCTTGCGGTAAACCTCTTGTTATTTGGCAGGGGAAGCGTTGGGGTCGGATGGATACGCATTGAGCCGGAAACTGGCATGCAGAGGATCGCCGTAGAGGAGGGGATGATAGAAGAGAATGACGACCTGCTTCCCCAGAATGAAAAAGGACTTGAAAGGCTTTTTTACAGTTGCCCTGTAACCAGGAGCTACGCGGATCCGTTTTTTAGCTTCTTAATTAACTTCAAGAAGTCGCTGAAGAAGTTTGTGATGCCCAATTTAATATTATGA
- a CDS encoding lysophospholipid acyltransferase family protein, with product MIVHESFYRDVLRLFVWYPLRWVITLLPLRLAFMVFNLMGDMHFMVARGEKRRVLQNLNSAFQGRISDRELWNVARKYFRNHYVNQLQIFLFPGLNLDSIGKFHAFEGLSNLNNALKGNKGCILVHPHFGPAQLPLCNLGLLGYRMMQLGLPTDEGRSFVGRNVAFRLRLKYEAMIPAKIISAESFLRPVMEWLNKNKVLMITGDGAGGGKFIGKFMPMEFLGTKLLMPAGAATLAFKTGAPILPMFTVINKNGYYKTIICEPLNSQEEDVKEMTVEKYMACFAKEMERYILAYPYLWHFWDEWDSRLAK from the coding sequence ATGATAGTCCATGAGAGCTTTTACAGGGATGTCCTCAGATTGTTTGTATGGTATCCGCTCAGATGGGTGATTACACTCCTTCCGTTAAGGTTAGCATTTATGGTTTTCAACTTGATGGGGGACATGCATTTCATGGTAGCGCGTGGGGAAAAAAGACGCGTTCTTCAAAATCTTAACTCTGCCTTTCAGGGAAGGATAAGTGACAGGGAGTTGTGGAATGTCGCGAGGAAATATTTCAGAAATCATTATGTAAACCAACTCCAGATATTTTTATTTCCGGGACTAAACCTGGACAGCATTGGGAAGTTCCATGCTTTTGAGGGTCTGTCAAATCTGAATAATGCGCTGAAAGGAAACAAGGGATGCATACTCGTACATCCCCATTTCGGACCTGCCCAACTTCCGCTCTGTAATCTTGGGTTGTTAGGTTACCGGATGATGCAGCTGGGGCTTCCAACGGACGAGGGGCGTAGTTTTGTCGGAAGGAATGTCGCCTTCAGATTACGCTTAAAATACGAGGCTATGATACCGGCTAAGATAATTTCCGCCGAATCGTTCTTAAGGCCCGTCATGGAATGGCTCAACAAAAATAAAGTGCTGATGATCACTGGTGACGGGGCGGGCGGTGGAAAGTTCATCGGCAAGTTTATGCCGATGGAATTCTTGGGTACGAAACTCCTGATGCCGGCAGGCGCAGCGACACTCGCCTTTAAGACAGGGGCGCCTATATTGCCTATGTTTACTGTTATAAACAAGAACGGCTATTACAAAACAATTATCTGCGAGCCTTTGAACAGTCAGGAGGAAGACGTTAAGGAAATGACGGTTGAAAAGTACATGGCCTGCTTTGCCAAAGAAATGGAGAGGTATATTTTAGCTTACCCGTACCTATGGCACTTCTGGGATGAGTGGGACAGCAGGCTTGCTAAATAA
- a CDS encoding flippase, translating to MAARAIDVASNFLLLALVARYLGVAEFGVYSFLIAVIWTVFPFLLMGGPRILARDISQDKKNASALIGSAITLIGLLGIPAIVITAVYVLLFNLSPDSAILAFVILLSMLAMGATRTLNSVFVAFERMHFETIMSVFISLSSLLFTAAAIYLDLGLRYIFIGMLLSNISSLGISIFFSMRHFSVVPMLGIKKDIILYLLRESAPIAVSQFLLQIYLYSGVFVLKLLSSNFDLGLFQAPYRLITRLQVIPMTFVLAMLPVISQLAANESAREILRTKALFVSKILIIVSLPIMIFGFIFSEKIIYLLFGAAFSKSIIALQIQILGLGLFFLNTFFEILFISLKKQRYQVVLTALGLFVSLVLNFIMVPDYGYIAASAAVPISQAVIFLAGLYYLSDIFNVFSFVKVLYKPALAACVIVLFLIAFSWINYAIATGAVLLIYPVMLFAFKAFSQEEIGFLKRAAGIKTGLGDNSITIR from the coding sequence ATGGCCGCCAGGGCCATAGACGTGGCATCAAATTTCTTGCTCTTGGCCCTCGTTGCGCGTTATTTGGGGGTAGCAGAGTTCGGCGTTTATTCGTTCCTTATAGCCGTCATATGGACAGTTTTTCCTTTCCTTTTGATGGGCGGGCCAAGGATTTTGGCAAGGGACATCTCCCAGGATAAGAAAAATGCCAGCGCTTTGATCGGCAGCGCAATAACACTAATTGGACTGCTGGGCATTCCAGCTATAGTCATAACCGCTGTCTATGTATTACTTTTTAATCTTTCGCCGGACAGCGCAATCCTTGCCTTCGTCATTCTCCTGTCCATGCTTGCCATGGGCGCCACCAGAACGCTCAATTCTGTTTTTGTCGCCTTTGAAAGGATGCATTTTGAAACCATCATGTCAGTTTTTATTTCCCTTTCTTCCCTGTTATTTACCGCCGCCGCAATATATCTTGATTTAGGATTGAGATATATCTTCATTGGTATGCTTCTTAGCAACATTTCAAGCCTTGGTATAAGTATTTTCTTCTCCATGAGGCATTTCTCTGTAGTTCCCATGCTTGGTATAAAAAAAGATATTATTTTGTACCTTTTGAGGGAGTCCGCGCCGATCGCCGTATCGCAGTTCCTTTTACAAATCTACCTTTATTCCGGCGTTTTTGTGCTTAAGCTTTTAAGCAGCAATTTTGATTTGGGCCTTTTCCAGGCTCCTTACAGGCTGATTACACGATTGCAGGTCATTCCGATGACCTTCGTCTTGGCTATGCTTCCGGTCATCTCCCAGTTGGCAGCAAATGAGAGCGCCAGGGAAATCCTGAGGACAAAGGCTCTTTTTGTTTCCAAGATCCTCATTATTGTCAGTCTGCCAATAATGATCTTCGGGTTCATCTTCTCAGAAAAAATCATTTACCTGCTGTTCGGTGCGGCATTTTCCAAATCCATAATTGCGCTTCAAATCCAAATACTGGGTCTGGGTCTGTTTTTTTTAAATACATTCTTTGAAATCCTTTTCATAAGCCTGAAAAAGCAGCGCTATCAGGTGGTGTTGACAGCCCTTGGGCTTTTTGTCAGCCTCGTTTTAAATTTCATCATGGTCCCGGACTATGGCTATATAGCGGCAAGCGCTGCTGTGCCTATTTCGCAGGCAGTGATATTCTTAGCCGGCCTCTATTACCTGTCTGACATATTCAATGTGTTCAGCTTTGTAAAGGTCTTATACAAACCAGCGCTCGCGGCGTGTGTTATCGTTCTTTTCCTTATCGCCTTCTCATGGATTAATTATGCTATAGCGACCGGCGCGGTACTCTTGATATATCCTGTCATGCTATTTGCTTTCAAGGCGTTTTCTCAGGAGGAGATCGGGTTTTTAAAAAGAGCCGCAGGGATCAAGACCGGTTTAGGTGACAACAGCATAACCATACGGTAA